The stretch of DNA GGGGAATGAAGCTAGGGGAGATACATTGGTGTTCAAATGCCTTTTTGTTTGGAGATGAATGTTAGCAACTACAGCTACAAAGGCAGCCAAGGaagacagctttttttttttttggcaatgtgaAAGTTGACATGAATGGCTAGCAAACAAAAGTCAAAGATACAAAGGCTGGCTGCAGGATGGAGGGGGCCTTCACCAAAGTAACTATTGATAGATCATCTTGTTATGCTCCCATGGTAATGAGCAATGGGGCATAACAACATCATTCACATAAGTGCTAGGCAGCCCTCATTGGGGCTAGTtgttgccattttaatttcctacaATGCCCTTGAGAAATGCTACATCAGGGGCATTTTGAGATATTAAAATGGGTGGTGCCCAGATTTCCAATTGGCCTTAACTGGGACTCACTGGGAGGTGAGACTAGACATTAGCAATAAGTGCTGCTTAGGTTCCGAGGTCCTGGAAACTTCCCAATTGTTCCAGATTCTAACACCAGGCATGTTTGAGAAATGAGCATGATGGTCAGACAGTCTGACTTTCCCAAATCCAGATTTGGGATGAGCTACTTCCCAACCAGGTGTGCATTTTTCAGTGGTGAACTGTGGAGTCAGAATAGGTGTTAGATGTGGGGTGTATTCTGTACTGCTATCTGGCTCATAATGCTGAAAGAAGAAGGAGAGTTTATGTTTAAGGCACCCATAGATGTCATGAGCATTAGGACTAGGGCAGAGTTTTCAGCTGTTTTgtgaatacaactcccatcatccctagctagcaggaccagtggtcagagatgatgggacctgtagtccaaaacaactggacacccaagtttaggaaacactggtCTTGGGGCGCTAACTGTTGTAAGCAGTTAGCTGTAAATGCTTGGAAACGGATTTGAGGAGAACAAGACATTGTAGAGGTCTGCCACCACCTCCAACTTTCCCTCCCCAATGATTCAGTTGAGGAGGGATAAAGAAATGAGCAGTGATCATGGATTTTCCAGATGGCATGGCAGAGCATCATTCCCACCTGGGAATTCCATTTGACACAGAAGATTTGACAGAAATGACTTTCCTGCTTGGGATGATGAAACTTCTAACCTTGGTCCTGTCTCATTATTGAAACATGAACTGAAAGGGATTTGGTTAGCCCCGCAATAATCTCTGCCACTGTTCATGTAAATCATTCATGTTAAGGTAGGGAAAGTGGGAGGTGGCAGTGGGTGTTTTGAACATACCTGAACCTTTTGTGAGGACTTGAACCAAGTGTTTGCAAAGACCCAAACATTCTGCAAAATGCTTAGATGCTTGTGGAGTCACAGTCCTCCTTGGGTCAAACTTCAGGATACTATTGGATTCTTAAAGGCAACTCCATATTACCTTTCTCCAGGTCAGATTGTTCAGAGAGACCTGAATTGTGATTGCCAACATAACATGATGTTAATGGCCCTCTGTcattctcctctccttcccataCGTGACATTCTGAGACAGTCCAGAAGTTCTGTTGATGTCAGCTAGGTAGTGCCTTAAAAGCATCAGAAACTAGGACTGGATTTAGGATAAAATTGGAAGGGCCATAGATCAGTGCTGTTTTTTATTTAAGAAGTCTCAGTTTCAATACCCAATATCTCCAGATTGAGAGATCCTTGActgaagccctggaaagctgttgccagtTAATACAggggagcttcctatgttccttaacAGGAATCTGTGCTTTGATAGCAAAACAGTCAGATATATTCTCACCCCACTACTTTTGAGCAGCAGTGATCATCTAGTTCTCTATTGTCAACTCTTAATGGCAGTAGCACCCCATCACCGACAGTGTCTTTCCTATAACCTGCTATAGTATCTTTTTgatgacagaggacaaggacCTGacaccttttgtatgcaaagaaAAAAGTATGCTCTAGTACTGAGATCCAGTCCATCTGATTCATCTGCCACTGGAATTTGCCTAGGGCAGAATATTCATTTGACAACACTGAGTTCCCATTTGACCCAATACCCCCTTACTGCAACCAGAAAATCCTCTTTCTACAATCTTGAAAATCTTTTAGAAATCTGCAATGGTAATAACAATACGATAATACAGTACACCCCAATAGAGCACATGGACTTTTAGAGTTCCTCTTTAGGCAGGAAAATATATTGGCCTTTTAGTTTAGGGATATAGTATTTTGAGCTAAAGAAGGAGTTAGCAAGTGTATCCTATTCCTGACTATTGCTGGCTCTGATCTTGTGCACATTTGGTTCTGGCTTGGAACTTCCAGAGAAACTGTGACTGCTGGTGTTGataaagaaaaaagcagcagcaggaggaagactGATGGATTCTcaaataaaatttgcattcatccTCTCAGAGCAGGATGCAGATTTCTGGGCTACAAGCAGCCACTAGATAAACAAATAAAGTGGGAATATCATTGCTTTATCCAACATACAGTTTTGTAAGAAAGTGCACAATCTGCCCCTGGGCCTAGGCATTTTCTTCCCAGTGTTCACCTTTCTACACATTTAAATGCTTAACTGGCCTGCTCTGACTCAGATCCCTGCAGGCTGTGATAAAGCTTTATTAGTTTCATCTGGATTTCACTGCAACATAATCAGAATCATATTAACAAATGCTCTTGTCACCGCAGTATAAATCTTGCATCACATTCTATTATATCTCAGGACTGGGGGAGGACATGCCTTGCCTACAGCTTGTATTTGAGATGAATAAATCTTTGCCCATTCATCACCACCTTCAAGCAAGGACACAAACTTTAACTGATTTTGGTCAGTAGATTAGTCAACTAAAGCTTTAGGTGCTGCCGATTAATCAGTGAGTCTGGACACTGTGCCATTGTGGAGACCAAAGAAAACCCCTGGCTCCTCCTGCTTTGTTCCACATTTAATGAAAATAATTAGCCCATTAACTGCTATCCAAGCAATTACTCCATCACACTTTTTATTTAGTATATGTCATGCATGGTGCTGCCATTTTTGCCGTGATTTGCAAAGTCAAATCGTTTTAAGGGAGGCCTGAACAAGGACTTAGCAACACCATTTCTTTCATACGATCTATGTCTCTGAACTTTGGGGTAGCCTCTGGGGGTGAAGAAGTTGAAACAGGGAGCATTTTCGCATTTGGTGGACATTTACATAGAAATAAGTTATTTTAGCTCATATCCTCTTTTAAATTTTTCCATGCCAGATTGGATGTTTCTTTTTTATCGAgataaaacaccattaaaaaaaaaccaggctaaTTTTGGTGTGACAGAATTGTTGTTAGTGATAGACAGGATGGAAATAAATGCATGATACATCTCTGATTTATTTGCCCTTATGCTCTGCTTTCTAATTTCTGCTGATGGAGATAACTGCTAGCTGTATAATGAAATGTTAGCAAACCATAAGACActtgaaaaatttaaaaaaatgtccatcaGTGGACTGGCCTCCCTGCTAGGTTCATATTTATTTTGCCAATGTGAATCCAGCCCACTGTCAAAGTTCACAGGAAAATGACATCCTTGTTTGAGATGCAGTATCTCTGATTACTCCATTTGCAAGAATATAGCAGTTGTCATCCAGTGATATTCATATCAGTAAAAGAGGTGATGttcaaaatcatttatttattttcatatggAAAAAATGAAGCACATGAGCATTAACCAATCATGGTCGAAGTTGTAGAATCTAGCAGATGAACCCAGTTCCTAATGATTTCTTTTTTACTTTACACTTAGATAACCATGGCATGATTTCAGTCATGACTGAAGttgcatctgcactatacatttaaagcagtttcataccactttaagcagtcatgtcTTACAAGACCCCTATTGCcttcacagtgctacaattcccagagttccatgggaagaTAGAtttactgttaaaccactcttggaACTATAGCTCAGTGATGGGAATAGAGATCTATCCATTCGCTGCATCctttacaattcccagaattccttgggaaaTCCTATGACAGCTTAAAGTGATGATGCTTTAAACATCAAGTGGAACTGTGGTCTCTGGGCTGCCACTTTAACTTAAACGTGAGAGGAGAATGAAATCCCTTCAAGTTGGCCTCCTCTTTCCTAACCACACGCTACTTTCTCTCTGGGCTCATGGGCAGCTCTGGAACTGCTCCTTCTTGGCCAGTGCCTGGCTGGCTTATGAACAGCTGGCTACAGACTTAATAAAAACTACACTCCTTAACCAAATACGTTTGGTATATCCAGGCTTCCTGGCAGGAGAGGAAATGACTGCCTGTGGCAAATAGAGGTGGACAATTTTCTCAATTTTCCTACCTTAACTTCAGTTCTCtggatttccacatcagtttgtgatttatttatttttaagttctcagcagcattttagtgcagatttctcccaatatacacacatttgtgtatgcagctttgactaaaaacaacaaaacattctgCAAAGATATTTCCTTTCTGcacttttgtttgcttttttcacTTATAttagaattttgtgtgtgtgtgtatgtgtgtgtgtgtgtgtgcaaactttaccatactgtatgcatttttgtacacattattacttggctggagaactgcattgcaaaattcagagaagtgtgaattgtaaaggatggctgtgtttcaagtttgtgtattgttttggaacttGTAAATTAGGTTACTTGAAACTGAAACCAATTGTTTCCCCCACTCCTGTTGTCTTGGCTTTCTTTCCTACCACCTAACCTCAAGCTTTGGCTCTGCTGCTGAGGCAACAGGTGGGTATTTAAAAATTTAACCGTTCAAATTTTTAAACCATCCTTCCTCACACGAATTCCCATTTTGGTCTAGCAGGTATTGGCATGCATATCCTGTGTTCTGATGGGCTAGCTGGTCAGCCAGAATCGGTGTCCTCTAATcaatgggtggggaacctttccCAGCCCAAGGCCCACATTCCCTTCAGGGCAACAAGTGGTGGGCCAAGCCCAAGTCAAAAGTGGCATACCCTAcaatgtcctgattttccagggatggCCCCAGCTTccgttttgatcctggaatgcccttaTTTCTCCCGCCAGCACTGAGCTCGGGGAGGGGGATGAACCAGGGCTTGTCCTGAGCAACAGCGATGGTGGTAGTAGTGGCTGCAAGGCAGCATCTCATTGCTGGCCTCCTCACCTGGGCAGCTTGTAGTGGCTTCTGGAaagcaggcaaggaggagaagagggtgCCGACGGTGAGAGCCAGCTCTGCATAAGGCACTGGCTCTGAGaggcaggcagggggcagggctgccctgggtgggaagaaagggagagtGGAGTTCAAGgagtctttatttttttaatgcttttgtgtCCGCATCTAATCTTGTGCctttataaaatgtatttattggtgtgtgcgtgttttattctttttgtaaacctaccaaagaataaaataataataaaataagaattaAGGGGTTTcctcaggatggtggagggcaTGTATGCTGTGTCCTGCTGGTGCAGTGGTAATGACACTCACCCTTCTCCTGTTAGGAAATGTTcatgggaagagggaagaggacaAGAAATGGGTTTGGGGAAGGGTCAGTTGGGGGAGAATTAGAAATGtcactattttcatctgaggaatgttggagggtatgaagtgagtggagcaatgaataaaatgttgtgcctttgtacagtaagttagtttctacacacacacacgagagagagagagagagagagagagagagagagagagagagagagagagagagagacttgtctTGATCCTCCGTCCATCACTGCAGAAGTCATTATAGGCAAAAAGCACTAAAGGAGAGTGTAAAAGGAGGTCAGTGAGGGATGTTGCCTTTGAAATACCCCAAGGGCCGgatggagaggcctggagggccatatATGCCACTCTCCCCCTGAGGCTTCCCCACTTAATCCTTAATCTCAATGTCTACCACTGCAACAACACTGATGTTGCTGATTTAGGGCACCAACAGCGGCATTGTTTATGTTGACAGAACTATTTTGAGAGAAAAATCCCTTTTGAAATAGACAAAGGTAGAATATGTGTGATTTCATTTTATCTTATGCCACATATTCTATTTTGTGTGGTGTGTttgcaaccctccccccccctttttttacatgaAACAAGCTTCTCTGAACCACAAGGGTGCCAGCATTGCTAAGCAGCTCATACTTCTGCTTGTTGACACTCTGGGACTAGGATTCCCTTTCTGCAATCAAGGAAAACTATTTGTTATAGCAGCAGTGGAATGAACCCATCTCCAGAAGGACATATAGTTCTGTTTGCAAAGCATGTTTGATTGGCAGCTAGCATAAGTGATTTCACTGTAGAGGTGgagagctttttcttttctttttttaataagtcAAATGCCTTTCACAAGAGAGACAGTTCTGCTGAATGTCAGTCAAGAGTGTGCAGTGTAGATCAGCCTGCTCTGGTTCAGGAAGCAACTTGAGTTCTGGTGTCTGTCAGTTGTCTCCTCACATTGGTGGTTGGCTACATGGCCCAAGGGTATGAATTAAAAGCTGTATCTTCTCTATCTCTCTCACATATACGTCTAGCATTCTAGTTATCTCTGCCGCGCCAGCTGTCTGTGTAAATAGGACAACCTAATCTAACTACCTATGGCTGTGTGCGCATAGAATGCATTTCATTCACATTTAAATCAaaccctcccaaagaatcctgggaattatggTTTACCCACACAGAAGTAAGATTCCCAGCATCtgtaacaaattacagttcccattattcttttttgggggggggcagatgctttaaatgcatggtgcctATCTATCATTCATGATGTGCCAGGTCAGTTCATACATGACACAGATGTATGCTTGATCAGGTATACTTCACCAAGCCTTTGGACTCATATGCACAGGAGGAATATTTCAGGATTGTGTGGGAATTATCCTTTACTACTGTTGTTTTGCTGttatgttgttgctgctactgccaTCATCAAGGCATGGCCTGGCATCCCTTACAGGCACCAAACCATCTTTGTTATAATATACGGTAGCTCTCATTGAGTGGTATTTGTTTTGGCAGCAGCATTAAATAAGCCCTGACTCAATGCtatctcttctcctcccccccatcaTCTGAGATAAAATTCCTTGAACCTTATGAACAGAGGGTTGCCCATTTGTCTGGAGGAAAGCAAAGAGCAAGCAAATCCTACTGAATCATATTTTCTAAACCATTTCGTTTTTTGTCAAAAGAATAAGATTGTTCTGTTGCTGTTGAAACTCTGAACCATAATGGGAATATGCCAGGAGTGATTCTGAAGGATATCTCCCTTTCAGCTGAAAAGCTTGATGGCTAAAAAGATTCCCCTGTCCATATGCCCAACCTTCtttatggcttttttaaaaataaaaaatcttggcTTCTTGGTAGTTGGCTATGTTTTATTCATGGTGCTTTTAGAACTTTCTTAAAATACCCTCCAGTGATTCCACAATGGAAGGAAATCCAACCCTCTCTTTAAGCGTTTGCTAAACAATGGCAAGAAGCAAGATGGCATGTCTGGGGAACACGGGAAATTTGTAAAAGGACATGTGGAGTTTTGATTTCaacaaacagtaataataatcacCGAGCTGGAACAGGTGTGGAAACAGAAATTTGGAATAAATTTCAAATCATGTCAGAAGTCAGATTTGGATATTTGGTTTTTTCTCCTAAactatatatttctttttattggtttttaactAAAAATATAAATAGAAAATATAAATCCATAATTAGAGCATCTAAAATATTTCATAGTTACCAAAATAATTGAGATTAGCAGATGTCTACTCAGAGATAGGTCCCACAGAGTTCACTGGCAGTTACTTTGAGGTATGTGTTTATCCAATGCAGCCTAAAATATGTTAATTATTAATAGGGCTGTGCACACCTCCCCAGTTCCCAGGGCCCAATCTGCCTTACCCACATCAGGTTGGGCTGACCTGGGGACCATCTGTCTTGCCCTAGATTCAGCCCTGAATCAATTCATGGGGCTGGCTAAAAACAGGATGGTTCAATTCTGTGGGTTGCTATTCCTAGATGGGAACCTTCCTTGCAGGGAAGGCCCTTACCGAAGAACAACAACCTGCACCCCTCAGGATCAAATCAATCATTTAACAAGCTATCAAGGAGAAATGCATTAGCTATTCCACAAGGATTCAATATTCTTAGGATCACAGTCTGAGtctaggtaccactgcagcaggaaggaaaatggcgtttccatgcactctggcactcatcatggtgttctgtgtgccagaagcggtttagtcatgttggccattgttgttgttgttgttgtttagtcgtttagtcgtgtccgactcttcgtgaccccatggaccagagcatgccaggcactcctgtcttctgcaatttggtcaaactcatgttagtagctttgagaacactatccaaccatctcatcttctgtcattcccttctccttgtgccctccatctttcccagcatcagggtcttttccagggactcttatcttctcatgaggtggccaaagtattggagcctcagcttcacgatctgtccttccagggagcactcagggctgatttccttcagaatggataggtttgatcttcttgcagtccatgggactctcaagagtctcctccaacaccacaattcaaaagcatcaattcttcggcgatcagccttctttatggtccagctctcacttccatacatcactactgggaaaaccatagctttaactatacggacctttgtcggcaaggtgatgtctctgctttttaagatgctgtctaggtttgtcattgcttttctcccaagaagcaggcgtcttttaatttcgtgactgctgtcaccatctgcagtgatcaaggagcccaagaaagtaaaatttctcactgcctccatttcttcaccttctatttgccaggaggtgatgggaccagtggccatgatcttggtttttttgatgttgagcttcagaccatattttgcgctctcctctttcaccctcattaaaaggttctttaattcctcctcactttctgtcatcaaggttgtgtcatctgcatatctgaggttgttgatatttcttccggcaatcttaattccggctagggattcatctagtccagcctttcgcatgatgaattctgcatataagttaaataagcagggagacaatatacaaccttgtcgtactcctttcccaattttgaaccaatcagttgttccatatccagttctaactgtagcttcttgtcccacatagagatttctcaggagacagatgaggtgatcaggcactcccatttctttaagaacttgccatagtttgctgtggtcgacacagtcaaaggcttttgcatagtcaatgaagcagaagtagacgtttttctggaactctctagctttctccataatccagcacatgttcgctatttggtctctggttcctctgccctttcgaaatccagcttgcacttctgggagttctcggtccacatactgcctaagcctgccttgtagaattttaagcataacattgctagcgtgtgaaatgagcgcaattgtgcggtagttggagcattctttggcactgcccttctttggaattgggatgtagactgatcttctccaatcctctggccattgctgagttttccaaacttgctggcatattgggtgtagcaccttaacagcatcatcttttaaaattttaaatagttcagctggaatatcatcacttccactggccttgttattagcagtgctttctaaggcccatttgacttcactctccaagatgtctggctcaaggtcagcaaccacactacctggggtgtacgagacctccatatctttctggtataattcctctgtgtattcttgccacctcttcttgatgtcttctgcttatgttaggtccttaccacttttgtccttgattatggtaatctttgtacgaaatgttcctttcatgtctccaattttcttgaacagatctctggtttcccccattctattgttttcctctatttctttgcattgctcatttaagaagaccctcttgtctctccttgcggTTTTTTGGAAATTGCAtttagtttcctgtatctttccctttctcccttgcattttgcttgcctcctctcctccgttatttgtaaggcctcgttggacagccattttgctttcttgcatgttggccatatgacccagaaaagctatctgtggacaaacgctggctgcctcagcctgaaagaggagatgagtgccgcatcccatagtcaaattcaactgggCTTAACCattcagggatcctttaccttacctttactgtCCAGTTGAGGCTTTTTAGGGAAACaatattgaaatatactcggagtcaagagtgaattacatgctctttattcagctcatagtcatcaaggaggagaagagaagacgaatggctcttttcccaaaaccatctgcttatatacattatttacacaatgggccttgcgtgattggctacttcagggctacacctgtgggccaattatattgtggattgacttttgcctgcagcctgattggctgctcctacaggccaatcaggtagcagattcacttctgccagccgcctgattggctgctccagcaggccaatcaggttgcggattcacttccacctggagttggattgggtagctcccgctgattctgaatcctattgttctaggattcagctcagtacataacacccctcccctctaagttccagtcctgcccgggaagttgcattcgtagtccccaaggtctgctggccgcctccgtgtgcgttgtggcctggggtgttccttggtcaggggttcttgttctggctcgtgttccgaggctgctggctgtgccggggctgtctggtctggcgccactgaaccactaggttgtagctctggttccggtgtccttccagcctcggggcgcccctctgtgcctactgcttctgcttcctctgcccacccctctcgctctacaggcctcactgccctgctgtccccttgggacccctctgtcccgctctcctcccgggttcctcctgggaatcgtcgccgtatctggtcgcagtggcggcgccaacattgccccccttccgttagtacctcgtacgacacgggaccggtcaccttggtgactgtggcgggtacccatgctgggcctgccccaaaattctttgcatacactgggtcctgggccacaaatatccgggggttcctgcctttccccaccactacctcatcctgagctctgtcggggtgaagtcggtccagtctagttgcaaggcgccggcccattagtaattcagctgggctccggcccgtcgttgtgcttggggtgctgtgctgtgctagaagaaatgcagcaaggcggtattcccagtccccttgtgtcatgcggcggaggctgtccttggtggtccgcaccatgcgctccgcttggccattggtggcagggtggaatggtgctgagcggatgtggcggatggcgttctgcgctgtgaaggtctggaactcctctgacgtgaatgcggttccattgtccgagacgagggtgtcagggagcccgtgggtcgcaaacagcttacgtagtacccggatggctgccgccgtagtagtggatggtaccagtgcgacctccagccatttggtgtaggaatccaccactatgaagaatgtttttccctggaaggggccagcgaagtccacgtgcaagcgtgaccatggatgtcgggcggactcccagggctggactggggcccttgggggatccgggcgggattcttggcaggtctggcagtgttggacccaggcctctatctctctgtcaatccccggccaccacacataactcctggcaagggccttcatcctcactacccctgggtgtgtctcgtgtagggctgtgaggacccttttgcggaggggctggggaacaacaaccctgcttccccataacaggcaccccttgtgggccgacagttcatgtttgcggtttgtgtagccagcgaattctggcccggggctgctgctgggccatcctcgccacacccagtccaggacccgggagatgaccctatcttttgtggaatggtgcgcaacttcttgtgcctgaatgggtcggtcgggaagcagctccagggtcataacctcttgcgcaggcgctgggtcggggcctgtttctggtagtggtagcctgctgagggcgtctgcgtggcccatcgccttcccagggcggtggattagtgcatactggtagccggcaaggaaaattgaccacctgaggacacgtggagacaacacttggggggtctgcttctcaggggcaaacaggccaagcaacggcttgtggtcagtcactatggtaaagggccgcccgtacaagaaatcatggaatttttttacgcccttcacgattgccagaccctccttgtcaatctgtgagtagtttcgttcggctgcagcaagcgtctgggagaagtatgccaccggcacctctcttccatccgggagttggtgtcccaggacagcgccgatgccatagggagaggcgtcgcatgccagcaccactggcagcctctcgtcgaagtgtgctaagaccgagttcgagacgagcaagtccttgactgcctggaatgcggccctttgtcgctggccccacacccaaggggcccttttatctaggagtctgtgtaggggctccgctaccgctgccttatggggaaggaaggcatggtaaaagttcaatagtcccaagaatgactgaagttcgggcttgctcttgggcgctggggcctcacaaatggcccgtaccttgtcaccggttggatggaccccttctgcgtccaccttaaatcccagaaagtccacctgcggcactcccagtaaacacttttcccgcttcaccttgaggcccgccgtctggaaacggtgcaggacggagtggaggcggtcctcaaattcctctggtgtgggcccggcgatcagtacatcatcgaagaagggggtgacaccaggaatccctttaaggagagagtccattagattctggaatatgcctggtgccacgctaacgccaaattgcagccgctttactctgaatgcccctctgtgcgtcacaatcgtctgagcctctgctgtg from Zootoca vivipara chromosome Z, rZooViv1.1, whole genome shotgun sequence encodes:
- the LOC132591540 gene encoding uncharacterized protein K02A2.6-like — protein: MHQGNSTEITDYQVFQLPHPSTEKIYIEVQIEGAPCRMELDTGSTLSIISARTLRELCPNGGPKLRPAPFTLRDFQKRKVPTMGVGTFRVQYRGRKQQLDLLVVKGPYVSLLGLAWFGPLGLAVTGVNRTSLQVDVDAICKEFPGVFDGALGRYTGPPIALQLDPAVRPIRHKARRVPFALKPRIDEELDRLVEQGVLEPVPNAPWETPIVTPVKPNGSVRICADYKCTINKALTAHAYPVPVVSHVLATLAGSKIFGKLDLAQAYQQLPVDEATAEAQTIVTHRGAFRVKRLQFGVSVAPGIFQNLMDSLLKGIPGVTPFFDDVLIAGPTPEEFEDRLHSVLHRFQTAGLKVKREKCLLGVPQVDFLGFKVDAEGVHPTGDKVRAICEAPAPKSKPELQSFLGLLNFYHAFLPHKAAVAEPLHRLLDKRAPWVWGQRQRAAFQAVKDLLVSNSVLAHFDERLPVVLACDASPYGIGAVLGHQLPDGREVPVAYFSQTLAAAERNYSQIDKEGLAIVKGVKKFHDFLYGRPFTIVTDHKPLLGLFAPEKQTPQVLSPRVLRWSIFLAGYQYALIHRPGKAMGHADALSRLPLPETGPDPAPAQEVMTLELLPDRPIQAQEVAHHSTKDRVISRVLDWVWRGWPSSSPGPEFAGYTNRKHELSAHKGCLLWGSRVVVPQPLRKRVLTALHETHPGVVRMKALARSYVWWPGIDREIEAWVQHCQTCQESRPDPPRAPVQPWESARHPWSRLHVDFAGPFQGKTFFIVVDSYTKWLEVALVPSTTTAAAIRVLRKLFATHGLPDTLVSDNGTAFTSEEFQTFTAQNAIRHIRSAPFHPATNGQAERMVRTTKDSLRRMTQGDWEYRLAAFLLAQHSTPSTTTGRSPAELLMGRRLATRLDRLHPDRAQDEVVVGKGRREGAALPPACLSEPVPYAELALTVGTLFSSLPAFQKPLQAAQVRRPAMRCCLAATTTTIAVAQDKPWFIPLPELSAGGRNKGIPGSKRKLGPSLENQDIVGGYPKVQRHRSYERNGVAKSLFRPPLKRFDFANHGKNGSTMHDIY